The following proteins come from a genomic window of Rutidosis leptorrhynchoides isolate AG116_Rl617_1_P2 chromosome 10, CSIRO_AGI_Rlap_v1, whole genome shotgun sequence:
- the LOC139872671 gene encoding uncharacterized protein: MKDGMVNGSMSHIDCFNLFVANIEEVVSGDRKFRSLKNVDLVFFPVIQGSHFYLICFDMKIGRVILLDNMIYTIPFEGRYGEFPNKLKSIFVEYLKSIGNVKANDIEEADFEAPELKWGTRKNVVDCGIFVMRHMETFAGGHLSRWDCDICEENRAQKFILTKLRKKYVTKLLLSNENKQKTKVLLDARSYANSLKALGRGY; this comes from the exons ATG AAGGATGGCATGGTTAATGGGTCAATGTCACACATTGATTGTTTTAATCTATTTGTGGCTAATATCGAAGAAGTTGTAAGTGGAGATAGAAAGTTCAGGTCATTAAAAAACGTCGATTTG GTCTTTTTCCCAGTAATACAAGGTAGCCATTTCTATCTTATATGTTTTGATATGAAGATAGGAAGAGTGATACTACTAGACAATATGATATATACGATTCCATTTGAAGGAAGATACGGCGAATTCCCGAACAAGCTT AAATCTATTTTTGTGGAGTATCTCAAGTCTATTGGGAATGTGAAGGCTAATGATATTGAGGAAGCTGATTTTGAAGCACCTGAATTGAAGTGGGGCACGCGCAAAAATGTTGTAGATTGTGGCATATTTGTTATGCGCCACATGGAAACGTTCGCAGGAGGACACTTGAGTAGATGGGATTGTGATATTTGTGAGGAAAACCGAGCACAAAAGTTCATTTTGACAAAACTGAGGAAGAAATATGTGACAAAGTTATTGCTGTCCAACGAAAACAAACAAAAAACTAAGGTGCTATTGGATGCTAGAAGTTATGCAAATAGCCTCAAGGCTCTTGGGAGGGGATATTAA